Within the Mustela lutreola isolate mMusLut2 chromosome 2, mMusLut2.pri, whole genome shotgun sequence genome, the region CATTTACTCGGGTACATGTTCTCTTAAGGGACATACATCCAGGAGCCGGGGGCATGGTGCACTTAGGGACGTCTGCACTCAGGGCTGCACGCTCGGTGGGCGTATACACTCAGGAACGCAGTTCCACCTGAGGATACCTGCCTAAGGGCTCGGAAATACCTGTGTGCCCACCTACACTTAGGGAGATACTGTCCATCTCAGACACACAGCCTCCCGCGGGGAGACTAGGTTACCCCCTGGGTACATGTTCATGGACACAGACAGACGCACTCAGGGCATTCATTCCCGCACAATCTCgtgccccagggctcctgggatcaCGTCCGCATGCTCACTGTGTGCCTTTCACCAGCCCCCAACATTTACCAGACCCTCCCCCACCAGGCCCCCAAAGCCCCAGATGCTGGGAATATGAGATCCGAAAGCCACATTCTTTTGCATTGGCCTTTATCCTCACAAATCACAAACCGTGAGTGCAGAAACAAAGGGGCATACATGTGTACAGGCTCTGAACACCCTCGATGACATGATCAGTCACACATCTTGGCACACGCCTGTTCACACCAACACAAGCAATGACAGCACACAACGGTGAGACCACAATCATAGTGGTGCACAGGGTGCCCCCCACACAGCTCCACCAGGACACATTTATACAACATACCACAGGACACTCGCACGTGGTCACCGGGCTCCCCATGTTACCAACACCCGCATTCCCAGTGACACTCTTTTGGGGGTCCTTGCTGACACAGCCCCCCACTGTGCCATGCATTACGCTCACAACACACCATGATACACACATGTGGCCGGCTTCACTGGGAGGTGCAGCCGGGTCTTCGAGGTCTCTCCATCTGTTGAGGTCTCTGTGTGGGATGGAGACCCAAGGTCAGGCAGATCACTCCCCCAGGAGGGAACCTGGGACCCAGTCTGTGGCTCcatcctcacccacctcccccgccccaaCTTACATGAGCTTGGGCTCTTCTCCAGGGCCTTGGAGATTTCTTCTAACTTATTCTTGATTTGTTTCATGTCTGGGGGCAGGAGGACAGGAGAAAGCTGGTGTGGGGTCCCCCACAAGGCCCCCACCTTTATTGGGAGTCTCCTCCCTGCCCGACCCCCAGTCTGGGGTGCCGCGGGGCCTGTGTACTTGGTGTTCCCAGCAGCACTTAAATATCTGCTGAGTGACTTAGGGGGTGACATCCATCGTGCCTTTAAACCCCTGTGCCCTGGGAGAGTGGGACCcctgctgcccccgcccccagttccccagcacccagcacgaGACAAATTCTGCCCAGTGAAGGTCTGCAAGGGCACCTGCTGATAGCGTCTTCACTTTATCACCCTCGGCCTGGACATCTCTCTTGACCACAATAATGTCCTGCTTGGCCTCCCTGACGAGCTGCCGGACCGAGCTCCAGCCCTGATTCTGCTCCTTCTGACACTCGTGCACCGAGGTGGAGACTGAGGACCGAAGCAGGCATGTCCTTATCgccgccgccccccccacccacccggACCCCTGGGCACCCCCCTCCCCGGGTGCCACCCTCACCATTCCAGAGCTCCCTCTTCAAGACCAGCAACTCCCGGGACATCTCAGAATCTGttcagggggaggggcgggggaggcaggagAAGCCTTGAGGCGCCCCCAGTCCTGCAGTCCTGGGAacaagggtggggggaaggcagaggagcgAGGGAGAAGGGAGATAGGGTGGAAACACTGGGCCTCCCCACCTCCTGAGGACCGGACCCCCTCCACACTGCCGCAGCCCCccaccaaaacagaacaaaaacaaaaaccacaaaaacaacaacaaacaccctGAAACCAAAAACCCTACTCACTCTTTGCCAGGACCACTGCCAAGAGAATGACACAGGACAGGATGAGAATGACGTGCAGGCTCATAAGGGCTCTGTGCAGACAATGAGGGATCTGGGCGGAGTCTGAGGGCCGCCTAGACAGGGTGGGGACTGGAGTAGAGGCAGGACAGGTGACCTCCAGGGCCCAACACCACCACCCAGCCCGTCAGCACTGACTCTACCACCACCTGCACCTGCTCTTCCCAATACCGTAGCCACCATGACCACCAACATGCACGCTGACCAGAGCCCCAGCAGTCCTAATGCTGCCATCATCATGGCTCCCTTACCATCCCCTTTTCCAGCACTCATGATGCCAGCAGTAGCTGTCAAACACACCCATCAACATCAGTGCCTATACCGTTGTCAGCACTGTCCCTAGCACCGGATCTCATCAGCACGGGCCTGTGTTCAGACCCACCCCTCCGCCATCACCAAATCCAAATCCATCACCAACATCCAAACCttcaccaacaccaacaccaccaaCATCATCGTCCCCACCTGGGAAGCTAAGCCGCCGCCCCCGACCTTTAACACACAAACCTTGATGTCACCACGCCCCCCACCTCTGACCCCGACCTCCACCTGTTTGCTCTTTGTTCCCATGGTGCCCTACCATGGGCCCCTCCCAAGGCTGCGCGGTGTGTGTTGACAGGTGGCTGCTTGTGCTGATCCTTGGATGGTGAATGCCTGCCCTTCAGCTGGTCCTGGTTTCTGAAGGTCAAGGTGATATTCTCATAGTCAGGGTTATCTGCACCTGTGGGGGGGGTCAGTGAGAGGGGAAACCTGCCGGGAgctctggggcaggggtgggggtcggAAGGGGGCTCAGAGATCTTGGCTCACCAGACCCCTGCGCACAACAAATTTCCGAGGATAAAAGATAAGGAATGGGGAAAACATgatctgtttcttggttaggTGGAGAGGGCATGCATGAGCGTTTGGGgggtacacatgcacacatacattttGGGGTGGGGAAAGAGCGCTGTGACCCCACATCTAGCCCCTTGTTTCTCCCATCCCCATCTCTCCCACttgacctctcccctccccaccccgaggTGCCTAACCTTCCTTATCGACTGGGGCCCTCTGTTTCTTGTCTTTGAAGGCTGCCGCCTGCATCTTGACCTTCTTCTTCGTGTAGATTTCCTCAGACTCCATGGTTCCCAGTCTGCCAGTTTGCCCACACACATCCCCACCCACCGGAAGGTGTCATGGAAGATGAGGAAATCTgtgggttgggggtagggggaggagagGTCAGCCTCCTCTTTTCAGCGATCCAGGACCCTCCAGCCCTCGGACACCCTCACTGCCCCCCATCCCAGATCAAGAGGGTCTTAGGAGACCAGAAGTCCCAGGGAGCGCCAAGCAGGAGAAGCCCATACATCCAGAGACAGGAACCACCACGATCAGGAACCAGCAACAGAAACGTTAGTCAATGCTACACGGTCATCATGTTGtaataaacaaatatatcaaGTCCGCACCTGTATACCTCAATCACACACATCATTATACACCAATTAGactcaatataaataaattttaaaaaatttaaaggatgGTCACAAACTTTACAGGAAACTATGTATGTGTCTACCTGTATGACCTTCACCCCTACCCCTCTCAAGAGAGAATCTGGGGCCCCTAGGAGTCCCGCCTTTTAGGTTTGGGGTATCTGGACTTGGAGGCAGGATTCCTAGGTCTCCCACAtcttcctgccccctgccccaatcCCACCCCTCAGCTTCACCCCAAGAAGTTCTACTTCTTCAAGGCCCCGTGGAGGAAAGGAACGGATGTGAGGCAAGGGGACCAGCCACTGGAGCTCCACCCATGTCTGGGACAGAGGCCAGACGCACCCCTTGACCTAACCCTGGGCATGGTGTCCCCTCTCCCGGGACCCCCAGACAGAGGAACACTTGGAAGCATTCACTCTCATCCATACATCTGCTCACTtccccacactcacacacactcccaGAAACCATCGCACGTCTGCTCACGTAGTCACGTGGCTCGCCCATTGTTGGGCTTCCACTCGGGTTTACCCGCAGAGAAATGCTCATATTCGTGCCTTCCTGTgtctgcgctctctctctccagagGTATTAAAGCTCTCTTTGTGTCTGTGACTTTGAAAACTGGAGATAAAAATGAGACCAAGTTTGTAGGGAATTTTTCTCTCTAAGTTTAGAACGGTGCCTTCTGGTGGAAACGTAATGTAAACcatatctttaatttaaaattttctggcaGCCACGTTAAGAAGACTAAAAGAGACAGgttcaattaattttaataatgtatctTGTTTAACATAATATACCCCCCCAAATGATCACTTCAGCACGTAGGcaatactaaaaaaattattgagctATATTATTTTTGGGGGGTACTAAATCCTCAAAAATCAAACGTGATTTAAACTCACAGGACATTTCAAGCATTTGATGGATGCGATATTGGAGAGCACTGGCCTAGACTATCGTGGTTCTCTCCCTctggaaaaaataagtaaaagatcatttaaaagactttaaaaaaagattcatttattggacagagacatagagcacaagcaaggggggaatggggagaaatggcagagggagaaggagaagcaggctccctgctcagtggggagccactgCTGGGAACACGACCTGAACGGAGGGCCGACacctaactgaccgagccacccaggtcccccttaAAAGGACTGTCCATGTGGGAGAAGTAGGTATGTTTTAGCTTTTAAATATGTGATTAAATTTGAGGTAACTTTGGAATGGTCCCCCAGGGTTTGATGAGGATAATGCTCTGTTTTCTAAACTACTGCCAACTTTGCCAGCTCAAGGAGGACGACTTTaacagtctctctctgccctcccctccctctgatTTTTAGAAAGTCAGGATTGAGAGATAAGACCCTGTTCTGACTAACAGTCACAGAGGAGACGGACCAATGGGCAGCCGGCTCTGCTGTGATGGACAGGCGCAGGGGGTGGGGCCGCAGCCTTGCCCATTTCTGTAGGTGCTTGAAGCTAAAACCAGGCTCCATCCAGCCCTTTGGACAAAATAGCAGTTGTGCACCTGGAGGCCCACGAGCAATCACAGTGGCCCGAGAGGGCTCTGTGAGGTTTCCTGACCAGCCCTGTCATAAGGTCACAGtctcaattttcttaaaaaacaaaaaaacaaaaaacagaatatgCGTCTCCAGCCCAGTTAACCATAAACCTGTGATTGGTTTAGAGTTGGCACATCATCCAGGCCCAGCCAATCAGAGTCAAAGATTTAGCACAGGGGTGGGCACAGGAGCTAGATTCAGCCAATGAAACTCAGGCCTGCGACTTCTGCCGCATTAACCAGAGAAAaggcattccccaccccccaccccccccaggcGGCTCTCAGCCTGGGAAAATGTAAGCCTGGAGCTGTGTTGGGGGAGAACCCGCTTGAGAGAGAAGCCAACATTGAGGAAAGCAGAGCTGAGAGGGAGTCAGATCCTGGAGATACCATTTGAGGGTTCCATCCACCCATGCCTGAATCTGTCTCTGGGCTTGCCTGGGACCACCAGCATCAGACTCTTCGTTCTGGCTCAGGTCcgtgatatcagggttgtgagatcgacccctgcttcaggctctgcactgagagtagactcttcctctccctctgctcccctctgcccGTTTCCCCAGCACActctcgctctaaaataaataaataaatctttaactcTGGGCCTCTCAGTTACATATCCATaaacttcctctctttttttttttttttcttttttaaagattttatttttaagtaatctctacagcctaCATGGGtgtcaaactcacaaccccgagatcaagagccgcacgctccaccgactgagccagccaggcgcctccaGGACATCCCTTTACTTTTGCTCAAGCCGTCTTGACATGGGGTTTGAGGCACTTGCGACTAGAAGAATCTCGGCTACCTCAGGGGGGGCTGGGCAGTTGGCaagtgagaaaatggaggcttgAGAAGGGGACTTGCCTATCCAGATCTGCACCCTGGGACGGGAGAGTGGTTATGCTGGAAATGAGCATCTGAAAAGGACCTCCTTGGGGCCCAGACACGGGGACAATTGAGTGGAACTTGGAGATAAAGAGGCATTCCAATCGTCTGGGGACAAAGGAGGGCAGGCACCCCCCTCCACATCAGTGAGGGGGTGGGACAGGCAAGGGTCTAGACCGTTTCTGCTACTCAACACACTTCTGACTCAGTTGTCCTACCTCAACCCCGTGGCCACTGTGGGGTTGGGGTGCGGATACAGGAGGGGAATCTCTGGATTGGGGTATAGGTGGGCTCCTGGGACAAGAAGAGAGTTTGTGACCTCAGCTCATGGCTACCTGAATCAGACAGGGGGCTGTGCCATCacagggggtgggtgggtggcagaGGTGGGGGCATAACATTGGAAGAGAGGGATGGTCAGAAGAAAGTCACGGGCGCCCTACGCCACTGCCTCCCTCCAGGAGCGtctaaaacatcttaaaaaccGGGATCCCAACCCATCACCCATGCTCCAGTCCCTGGAGTgtgctgctgggggctggggcatTTGAGCCTGGGGTCCCTTTCAAGACTGCACCCTGAGTGCTCTGAGGTCTGTCTGCATCTCTCAGGGGCTGGATTTTAAGACCCTTGGGTTAGGATTCCCAGAGATCTCTGCCCCCAGGAAGCTGTGTAAGGGTTGCAGGTGACTTGCCTTCAGGTCAGAATTCAGACTAGGACCAAAGCCTCCCGGGTGGGGGTGGGAACTTGATGTCAGAAGCAAAAGACTCTGTCCAGGGTTTACACGTTTATGTGTCTATGTTTCTCCTTCTATGGCCATGCTTATGTGGTTCAGGGGCATTGTTCTGCGGGCATGTTGTGTCCCTGTGTGACCATAGTGACTGGGTTGTGTACTGAGTGCGTATATGTAGTGTGTGCAGGTTTCTCCACGAGGTTGGGGAATGAGGGAGCATGGCTCAGGGCTCTGGGCTGAGAGATGACTCAGGCGTCCACCATGACCCTGGGGCTACTGGGGGCTTTGGCCCTGAAGtatgcagggggttggggggaggtcaGGGGTCCCTGTCCCAtacagacccagacccagaatgAAGCCTCATTGTAGAGGCTGGGACAGACTGACCCAATGACTTCCTGGAAGACCAGAGACCCGAGGGATCGTCAAGGTGGCCTCAGAGGTAACGCTCACTTCCCCTCCTGAAGGAGTCCATGATCCTTGGGTGTGAGTATCCTTAGAGGAAGCAGAGGCCTTGTTCTCCGAGATGCGGTAGGGGGAGGCACAACGTAGGAGGAGATAAATAGGCAGAAGAAAGTCACGGACGCCCACAGCCACCGCCTTGCTCCAGCGTCTGCGTGCCCGGCTCATTTCGGAGACGCCAGCTcagtcccccagcccccaacaaACGAACAGCAGGGCGCGCAGACCCTCACCAGCATCTGCTCAGGGTTTATTTCCACCCCGCCCCTCCGAGGCCTGACTCCGCCCCCCCGAGGCCTGGCCACGCCCCCATCCCCGCCCGCGCTCCCCGGGGACCTCAGGCGGCGGTCTGCAAGCGGCAGCAGCGAGCTCCGGTCCAGTCCATGCCCGCGCACTGGCAGTGGCACGTGGTCTCGGCGCGCACGTCCCACGAGCCGCAGGCGGAGCCGCAAGTGCAGGCGGTGACGGCGAAGCCTGCGGGCGGGAGCGGAGGGAGTTTGGACCCGAGCTGGAGGCTGTGGGCCGGGGGGGTCGGGGGAGAGCGGAGGCGGGAGGGTCTCCAACACCAGAGCATGGGAGCCGGGTTGTGTGGAGCgcagggaggctggggccctGGACTCCAGTGTCCTGAGGAAATGCAGTCTCGGTGCTGGGGCGGGGAGGCTAGCGTGGCAGACCAGGACTCTGGGGAAGTTGACTCAAGAAACAgagcctgggacgcctgggtggctcagtcggataagtggctgccttgggctcaggtcctgatcccgggctcctggaatcgagtcccatatggggctccttgctcagcggggagcctacttctccctctccccatccacctgcttgtgcgctcgcgcacgctctctctctgtctctctctttctctctcaaataaataaaatctttaaaaaagaaaaagaactagagGCTGGAGTTAGGGGGAGGGGTTCCTGCGTGCGGGGAACAGAAGTGAGAGCTGGGAAAAGGACTTGAAACTCACCTGCGGGACAGGTGGCCAGGTCCCCCCTGGAGGTGACACTCCGGCAGGTCAGGCCAAAGTTCCTCATTGTCTCAAGAActgcgggagggagggaggagggaaggcagcGGTGAGACcaagctgcccctcccccatcctcctgcGGCCCTGGCCCTGGTGGTTTGGAGGTAGGCAGGGGTCAAGAGAACTGTTCTGAGGAAGGCCCAGGTGGGCCAGGCCCTGTAGAGAGCCATGAAGTGGGGAGCCCACCACCTCCCAGGTTCTGTCTTGAAATGGGTGTTTAGAGGAAGAAGGATATTCCCAGCTTCTGCGGAAGGTGCTGCGattgggggctggggctggggctgggctgggctgggctgggttggGTTTGGGGTGGAGGTTTGGTTCTGGTCGGGGCTGGCTCCACGGCTGCTCCGTGTCCGGAATTAGAGGGTCCCCTGCTGAGGTTGAGTGAGGGGTCCTCACTTAAGGATGGGGCGTCATCCTGGATCTTCTCACTGATGGCTTTGTCCACGGGACACAGAGAATTGCCACACACCAGCAGCCCCAGgacagggagcaggaggagaggaagagcctTCATTCTGCAGCTGCTGAAAGAGGGAACCCACAGCTGGGTCAGTCCCTTCTCATCTGGGGAGGGTCAAGCCTCCAGAGCGGGTGGGATATGGAATCCTGGGTCCCTGTGGGGGACGAGACTGGAGTCCCAGCTTTGTTGGGCTTCTGGGCTGAGCCGGAGCAGGGTTCACTTACCCTCGGGATGGACTCAGCAGGCTGAGTCTCGGGCACTGATTTCATGCCTCTGCTGCATCTCCCTCTTTAAGGCTTCTGGACACGGAGCTTCCTGTCTTGGCTGGGTGTTTTGCCCCCCCTGGCCCTCCCATCCCACATCCGGAGCCAAGAGGAAGCCCCCAGGGCAGACTCTAGGGGCCCAGGGGTAGGAAGctctgctccacccccccccccttccctgccaCAGTTTCCCCATTCAAGAGCTCACCCTTCTCACATCCGGGCTGGGATTGGTCCAGGAGGTAGTGCCTGGGGGATGACTCCAGAAGCCCTTGTCCCAGGGATGGGCAAAGAAACAGGAGTTTGCACATAAGCATAACCAAAACCCCATGTGAGAACTGCATACCATGTTCacacccaaatgcccatcaacaatagaatggataaaatcatgtttctttttccttcaatgGAACAGTCTGCAACAGACGGTGACAAACTTGCAGTGCATGGGACAAAGCTGGCCCACGGTCTATTTCTGCACAACCCacgagctaagaatggtttttacattttcgttttgggggttttgtttttagtacgaatggatttttttaaattgtggcaaaatatatttcacaataaattttttaaaggattttatttatttgacagacagagatcacaagtaggaagcagagaggcaggcagagagagaggaagggaagcaggctccccgctgagcagagagcccgatgcgggactggatcccaggaccctgagatcatgacctgagccgaaggcagcggcttaacccactgagccacccaggtgcccctcacattaaatttttaaaaagattttatttatttgtcagaaagagagagagagagcaagcactagcagggagtggcaggcagagggagaggaagaagcagactttctgctgagcaaggagccccatgtgggactctatcctaggaccctgggaccatggcctgagccgaaggcagacgcttaaccgactgagccagccaggtgtctctttcacattaaatttatcattttaatcatttcttacaaagaatttatttatttatttgggagagacagaTTGCAAGgggtgaggaagggcagagggagaa harbors:
- the MCEMP1 gene encoding mast cell-expressed membrane protein 1 isoform X2, producing the protein MESEEIYTKKKVKMQAAAFKDKKQRAPVDKEGADNPDYENITLTFRNQDQLKGRHSPSKDQHKQPPVNTHRAALGGAHVPTLSRRPSDSAQIPHCLHRALMSLHVILILSCVILLAVVLAKNSEMSRELLVLKRELWNDMKQIKNKLEEISKALEKSPSS
- the RETN gene encoding resistin, whose protein sequence is MKALPLLLLPVLGLLVCGNSLCPVDKAISEKIQDDAPSLILETMRNFGLTCRSVTSRGDLATCPAGFAVTACTCGSACGSWDVRAETTCHCQCAGMDWTGARCCRLQTAA
- the MCEMP1 gene encoding mast cell-expressed membrane protein 1 isoform X1, which encodes MESEEIYTKKKVKMQAAAFKDKKQRAPVDKEGADNPDYENITLTFRNQDQLKGRHSPSKDQHKQPPVNTHRAALGGAHVPTLSRRPSDSAQIPHCLHRALMSLHVILILSCVILLAVVLAKNSEMSRELLVLKRELWNVSTSVHECQKEQNQGWSSVRQLVREAKQDIIVVKRDVQAEGDKVKTLSADMKQIKNKLEEISKALEKSPSS